Part of the Triticum aestivum cultivar Chinese Spring chromosome 4D, IWGSC CS RefSeq v2.1, whole genome shotgun sequence genome is shown below.
TCCAAGGTTACTCTAACACCCCGGGTCTTTAATCCAGAGTAGTTATATATTATTACTGGAAAGTAGTAGTACTATTTTGATGGATCTTTAATTAATTGATTTACTAATGTGCTGCAGCTACTTTACTGCATTACTTTGACTATGGCGGGCTCCTCTGGTTTCACTGGAAAAGCAGGTTATGGTTGGGAAGCACAACCGTTTTCCCGTTGCTAActactactaccttcgtcctggtttattggtcttcTTAGTTTGTGCCAAATTTCGATCAAATATTTAACTAAGTTGATATTTAACaattttgtattttgtgccaacaattttgtattttgtgccaatttttgaccataaatttaactaacaaaatgtctatgcatgtcaccaaaaattatatcattggaaactatgttcaaatacgaatccaacgatacaatttctgtttacatgcattaacatttttagttaaatatttggtcaaaatttggcacaaattacagaggggaccaataaaccaggacaaagATAATACTGGCTAGCCATAGTGAGGAGTAACTTAGATTAGTAGCATGCACAAACACAAGTACGCACCCAGTTAATATTTGCAACAGCcctaaaaaattaaaaaagaataaCGTACTATGAGATCAACTTATTTCAATACAAAAGAGAGGATCGACTAAATATGATGTGGTCCCAACTTTGCAGTTGCATGTTGCACAATTAACCTTAGACTAACCAAAGTGGAGAATAACATACACTAgtagcatactccctccgtccggtgaagagtgtacgtttggttttaaaatttgttcacaaaagagtgtacttctatcttctcaatgcactttaaagtagaaaaaaatgaTTCTCTCTCATCActcggtaatcaagaccaataacattcTACACATGATCTCCTTAATTTCTACATGTacttagctcattgggggttgggTAGTTAAAGAGGAGAAAGATGGTGTCTTGCATCTTTCCAATGCATTTTTTTACTTCACTCtataatttgtcctaaaatttctatatgtacacttttcatcgaacggagggagtatatatattcctagactatgttactaccttcatagtgggtagtaacatactccctccgtccgcgaataagtgtacatctagcttttgtcttaagtcaaagttttaaaactttgaccaacttcctaggaaaaggtaaaaaaaattatgacactaaattagtatcactagatccGTTTTGAAATGTACTTTGATAATATACCCATTTGATGTCATATATGTCACTActattttctataaagttggtcaaaattttaaaactttgacttagaacaaaagctagatgtacacttattcacggacggagggagtaagtgtggtgtcatgcaaagctttatatattaggttatagactcatattgtatTGGTATGTGTAATGTTACTCAAAGTTACTCaaactgctgaagttactcccactatggctagtcttaGAAAGCAACTAATTCACtcgcttaggctggtcatagtgggagtaacttaacaAGTAACATAGCACATTCcaagacaaatttgcttatgtggcatatagttaatgaggagagatgtgtttGAAATACTCCATCCGTCATGGTTTAGAAGGCGTACATTagaaatctctgggaccaaggtgtTCCACGATTGGCTCTAGTTGCCTTTGCATGCGATTGAAAAATAGCAGCGTAGTTAATAGCACGGCGCCTAATTGCTTGGGAAATCAATATGCAGTAACCCATGGCCACTTAACGAGCAGCCATCGCGCATGCATTGGTGGAGACGGATTCCATGCATGCAGCGTTTCAACACACGCGTGCACACCAGCGAATGGAaaggacgcatgcatggatgcaGCCGGTAATTGATCTCAAAAGGGTCTAATTAACTCAGCATTAATTACCAGCGCGCCTTAAACCTCTCCTATTCTAGAAATGCATGAAAATTAAACCGCGTCTTCTAAACCGTGATAGagggagtaacataatatgttactgtaacataacgcaaCCCAAAGTGAAATGAGTCTATAATGTAATAAATgcaatcatctatgatactactacttGTATGTTACTTTGTATTATGAATGTAGTAcaaagactagtgtcatatgcatgacactagtctaaattactTCCCACCTAGCTATTGAATTCATCTTCCTTGCATTGGATATGAATTGCCCATTTTTTAGGACAGGGTAAGAATTAACTTGCATGTATATTCTGCACAACAACAAATCCTCTTCCAATAGCATGAGTATGCTCCAATATTGTAGTACTATCTAGAACAAAGAGTATTTATTAGTAAATTATTAAATTTGATGTTATCTATGTTTGTCAAAATAGTAAAATGTACCCTAAAAAAGTCAAATATCATCCCTATAACCCACTCTATTAAATAGGCAACATGATTGGGGTTCATTAGGACTTCCTCCATTATCTTAATTGATCACCGCATTAACTTCCATTGCTTTATTGGGAGGGTCTGGACACTTTTTTGCTTTTGGTGATGGGGGCCTGGACACTTGATGAGGTATCTAGCACATGCACCCATTGGAAAGATATCTTAGCTAGATACTCCCTCTAGTTCACGAAAGATGGCATTTTGGAAACTCGTAAGGTCTTTAAATATGTAACTTTGACCGCTCTTTTCTACTTATCATGTATGTATAACGATAAAATTATTAGAAAATACTTGTTGATACTTAGTTTTGGAGAGACACTAATTTGTTAGTTATGTTTCTACATTGAACATACTTATGAATGATTCGTCCACTCGAAACCAAATAACAATGCATGATTTCCCTCTCTTTCCCCTCCTATAGCCAAATCCTGCCCCACCCCAGCATATTAATCAATTAAACATGTGCATAGCCCGGGCGAAGCCGAGTTTCGGGCTGATCTTTGTAATTATGTCCCAAAAATGTCAAGCTCGGGCCTGACTTAGCCTACCCAAAAGCCAAGAAAAATACATATTTTGAATTTTAAATATTAAATAATACAACTGTAACATTAAATAAATCTTTTTTGATAGTAATTAAAGATTatatctattactccctccgtcccataattatAAGATCGTTTTGCAAGCTTATGGGATTGAGGGAGTAAAAAATACTCTGCTTCTCGGTTTTGCATGCCCAGGTTTACAATCAACTCGTTCATTAGTCCCTCTGTTTCATATTACTTAATATATTAGTATGATCTTAGATTAAGATCAAACTTTGCGAAATTTGAGAAAATAAATATATAGACAAAATATTAGTATGGACCCGGGTGTGTTATACTTTTCATGGTTGGTGACTTGGCGTTACCTACGTTATCACCTACTATATCCCAGCCCATGATGTAGGTAGACGGTAGTAGGTACCTACTCTTCAAACCATTGCATGGTTCATGATAATCGACATTTTAATTTGTCTCGTTCAACCCGCAAACACACTGGAGTAGTACAGTAGCAGCATGGGTCGGTCATATTGATTCATTTCTAGACCGCGTCAAAGATGAATAAAAATACAACTCTCCTGCTACGATCTGGTCCCAGGTTGCATTGAACTAGTCGCAGCTAACCTTGGAAAGGCTTGAGGCTCCGCTCGTACCCAAGCCACTGAAATATCTTTCAATGCATTGGGTAGGAAGTTATCCGTAATTTGTACTCCTACATAATTTATCCTTCCAATTTTCATCTGTACTCCTACTACTGACGACCCACTCTGGATTGTCGCAATATACTCTGCTGGCGTGTCCTTGAAATAGACTTTCGTCCCCATTTATTTATAAATAAAGGCAAAAACGGCCGAGTCGATATAAAATGGTGAGGAAATTTTCATACCAATAGGTCAAAAGAGAAATAAAACAGTATTCCAGTGGGTGGCACAAATGCCATCAACCCAACACCGAGAGTACATGAAACGTTACCCCGAACTAGATACAACCGATACTACTGAACAGACTGAAACCGCACCACCTTGAGAAATCACCGGACATCGAAGTACCAAACACACCGAGCCATCTCCGGAGGTGGTCGGCTCGCCGTTGAGACACCCCCTAGCTCCAGACTGTGGAGCACCGCTCCTGCCATGAGATAGCAAGGACCGAGATCAGAAACCGTAGGGACACGTGCAGTCTACCTACTTGATACTAGATGGATGCTCAATTCTCAGGCGTTGGATTTTGGAGGCCTGAGGTCAGGATTGCTGCCTGAGGGAGCAGCTGCCTACTAGGACTCCATCCAAACAGGCACTTATTCAGCTGACCAAACATCTCCCATCAGGAACCATGTTACTATTTAATTTTGCATGTTCTTTGCTTCGTGCTGTTTGTCAAGGACACGCTAGCTTCTGCATTATACAGACAGGCTGGAAATCTGTAAATAATGTGTTGGTGAATCTTTGGAGTATTTTTCTAATGTTGATCAGTACTTGTTGACCTAGGTGGCGACTAACTTTGGACAGGGGCAAGCAAGCAAAAGCAGAGACAGCTAGCTTCTGCATTATCAGAAAATAGCCTGTGTTGGTGAATCTTCAGAGTGCTCCTACTCCCCCGTCCCCCCAAATGTTCAGTACTTGTTGACCTACTGGAGCTGGACGACCCGCTCTGAAAGTTTTACTTGTCCACACTTGTCTGGCCAAAATCCCCAATGAATCAGAATATAGGCTGAAAAATGAGTGGGTCgtttttggagctcggcctccacgGAGGCCGAAAAAAAACTCAAAATTCTAATTTCTCAGtttaaaaaaaaatgaaaaaaattgtacaagtaaacaaggttgtgatgtgtatgtgtgtaaaatttcagaacAAAATACTTTGAAATGCGATCTgagcaaaaaaaacaaattcatagACTTTGAGAATGAATAGTGCAGCTACTAAAACGCATGAGATTCTTTTTGCGTGTAGCACTCATTTTAATGTATTTCGTCCTGAAAATTTACAAACTTGTGCATTATGTCTATAAGTATATgtgtatttaaaaaaaaactgaaacaTGCAAATTTGAATTTTGATCATTTCAAAATCGGCCTCCATGGAGCATTTTTGCTGAAAAATCTAAAAGAAAACGCAGTCCAACCTTAGTAATTACCCATGTTGGTGAATCCAGAGTGTTTACGATAAATATAGGACCTCTTTAGCTAGCGAACGATGGCATTTGCGAATGTTATTTATGGCAAATCCTTCAGAACACACATGCCAATTTCTTCATAAACACATGGCAATTCTGGCAAATattttgctgtgaaaattgttgtgcTTGCTTCAAGGAATTGCCATGTTCCCGCAATATAAaatgccatgaaaaacgttcattTTGTCATATCCCCAGCGAACGTCCGCCGAGTAGCATTACCGTAAatatagggggtgtttggttcagaagttctaggactttttctagtcccagggactaatcaaaaaagactctctaatagagtctttttctagtccctatagaaaaagtccctcccgtttggttcctagggactttttttagtctctaggactaaaaagtccctgaaccaaacaccccatATTAGTAGTACCGCAAAAAGTAGTAAGTACTACAGTATTGGTGGATCTTTAATGAGTTAATTAACCTAGAATGGCTCCTGCTCCTCCGGTTTCACTGGAAAAGCAGGTTGTGGTTGGGAAGCACAAGCGTGTTGCCGTTGCTAATTACGTGCACTCAATAGCCAGCCAGCCACCCTCAACACCTCGCTGGCCGGCCCTGCGCGTGTATAAATACTGGGTGCCGGAGCACACAAGCCTCACACACCAAGCACACCTCTCTTCTTCCTCCGTCTCTCATTCTCTCCTCCCGAGCTTCATAGCTCACACGCACACAAAACCAAGGCAAGATGGTGGGCACGCTGGATGAGGGGAAGATCGTCGACTACTTCAGGAACAAGAGCGTGCTCATCACCGGAGCCACGGGATTCCTTGGCAAGAGTAAGTGAGCATGATGAGGATATATCATATATGCATGCCTTGCTATTTTCTGAAGAACAGTTCATGCATCCATGCTGAGAGTCCTTGGTGTTGCATTGTGTGCTCACTCGTCGACCTGTGCAGTAATGGTGGAGAAGATCCTGCGGGTCCAGCCGGACGTGAAGAGGATCTACCTGCCGGTGCGGGCGGCCGACGccgcggcggcgaggcgccggGTGGAGACCGAGGTGCGTGCCTCTCTGCCCGTCCATCATGCTCCAGCATGATGGTGATCCTTGCACCCCCTCCATCAATCTCGCTCTGAACACTCCTCTGTTCTAGAGTAATACTAGTAGTAGACAAAGGATGCATGCCGGCAGCATGGTTCTCATGCTGCAAGGAACACATGCGAGCTTTCTCTCAGACAGAGAAGCCCCCAAGCTGCTCCCACTGTGCCCCTTGTGTCTCTTCATTCCGTTTCATATTCACTACTCTTTTTTTCATTGATAATCAATACTGTAATACTAGTAATATTATGTGGCGCATCGGAACAAAACATGCATAGATATCACAGAACCATAAATAGTCCAGCTGCCCGCTGCTATATCAGTGATGCAAACATGAACATGGGTAGAATAGTTATCTTATAGGCATAAACCGGCATTAGTCAGGACTAGGTGCACACTGTTGAGTCTCATCCCTGCCGAACATTCAGGCAGGTCACATGccattttttcttctctttctgaGGTTGAGAGTCACATGCCATACTCTGCATGAGAGGTGGCCATGAATAATCTCAGCTGTACACCGCTCATTCttctctactactccctccgttcctaaatatgtctttttaaagattccaacaagtgactacatacagaataaaatgaatgaatctatattctaaaatatgtctacatacatccatatgttatagtccatttaaaatgtctaaaaaaacttatatttaggaacggagggagtagatactaGTTAAATGCACAAATATTCTGCCAGCTTTTGGTATGCCAGGATTAATTTGAACGAGAAACCAGATACTAGTAGGCGTATGGTTGACGAAATTTTCAACATTTTCATTTACGCCCGATCCTGGAAACCGGGAACCTTGGGAAAACCGGCCGCAGGATGACAATTAAACCGGCGGCGAAGTAGCGCAGCTGTGTGTGTATCCCTAGGAGTCGTATGAGGAGTTATGGTGTGGGTAGGCCGGTAGGTTTGGTCAGGTCGACTCGATTCACAAGTTTTCAATGGCCTCTGCCGCATGCAGTGCACAACTGGTACTGCACCACCACCTAGCTAGCTAGCCGGCCAGTGTGcagcctgcatgcatgcatgcatgcatggctggctggctgctgctgGGAAATGACGAGCGCAGGGCACCATCTGGCACTGGCACCGGCACCACTAACTACAGCTTCATCAACTTGAGAATTCAGAACCCAGAGTTTCTTGTCATATGTGTATAGAGTGGACCGCAAGTCTGCAATGATGTGTTGGTACCTGATTGCATCAACAATGAACACATATAACTGCAATTATGTTTTGGTTAGTAGATTCTAGTATAttgcaaaagaaaaaaagtgtaGTTATTGAGTGGTGCCAAGGAGATCCAGAGCAGAGACAATGGGCAGTATGCTTGGTCCTCCACCCTACTCCTACTCCATCTAGTAAAAGCCGGGAAAGAAACCCTTCCAGCACGCCTGGCCCCTCTTCATTTCTTCATATGCATTCACTGATCCTTCATTGTTCGGCATGGGCAATTTACAGCTGCAGACAGTTGCACGGGTCGGTTGTCGTGCGCTGCAGAAGCAATTTATAGTTTTTACCAAAAGTTGCCTGAGACACTCACCATGTTGGGTGGTGGATccacagtgcgtgcatgcatgtatCAAACGCACATTGCAGGTTAAGAATTGGTGTAAATCAAGCACGTCTATTGATCAAACTAATTTTATCGAGACCGGCGTGGTTCGCAGGTGGTGGGGAAGGAGCTGTTCTGCGTGCTGCGGGAGCGCCACGGCGCCGGGTTCGACGCCTTCGTCGCCGACAAGGTGGTGGGGCTGGCCGGCGACGTCAtgcgcgagggcttcggcgtcgacCCCGCCACGCTGCGGGACCTCCGGCTCGCCGACGAGCTCAACGTCATCGTCAACGGCGCCGCCACCACCAACTTCTACGAAAGGTGCTGTGTACTATTGACTGTTTTAATTAACTTCGTCAGAGAGAAAATTCAGCGGGAGAGAACGTGCATGGCTGCACCTTCTTCTCCAGAGTAGTGAGCTCATCAATGGCCTCTGCAACTAACTCTGGAATGGACGTGTGCGTGCTCAGGTACGACGTGGCCCTGGACGTGAACGTGGTGGGGGTGAAGCACATGTGCGACTTCGCCCGGAGGTGCCCCAACCTCGAGGTGCTCATGCACGTCTCCACGGCCTACGTCGCCGGCGAGAAGCAGGGGCTGGTTCCGGAGAGGCCGTTCAGGGACGGCGAGACGCTGCGCGACGACGGCACCCAACTCGACATCGACGCCGAGATGAGGCTGGCCAAGGACCTCAGGAAGCAGATGGAGGCCGACGACGATGTGGACCCCAAGGCCCAGAGGAAGGCCATGAAGGACCTCGGCCTCACCAGGTTAGCAATCCTATATTTTTCCAAAGTTTCTCCTCTTTCCTGTGAAATTCAAGTTCAAAAAACAGAGGGTTTTATTTTGTGAAACTTGGAACTGAAATTCAATATATTTTTTTGTAATTGTGTGTGCAGGGCCAGGCACTTTGGGTGGCCCAACACGTACGTGTTCACCAAATCCATGGGGGAGATGATGCTGGCCCAGATGATGCGCGGGGGCGACGTGCCCGTCGTCATCGTCCGGCCCAGCATCATCACCAGCGTCCAGAACGACCCACTGCCAGGATGGATCGAAGGCACCAGGTCGGTTCAAACTCTTTGGGTCTAAATATGAATgccaagtttcaaattcaaattctaaCACCGAAATGAAAAATGCAGGACGATCGACGCAATCCTGATCGGGTACGCGAAGCAGAGCCTGTCGTGCTTCCTCGCCGACCTCGACCTAACCATGGACGTGGTAATTGCTTCACTCGTTATTAGTTCAGCAAATGCAGAGCTGCTAGTGCTACTGTCTTCTTGCGAACGTGCTGCAGTAATGAGTAATAAGTATACTAGTACAGTGTGTGACCATGCTGCAGTAAGTTGCATCTGAAGCGTCTGTGCCAACCAGGCCAAGTGGCTGCTGCAGTGCATCAGCCAACCTTAGATGTACTTGGCTGCGTGCGGTTACTATCTGAATCTTGCCTGTTACAGCAAGGTTACATATGCTGCTACTGGATTATCACAGTTCTAACCCAAATGCGCTACCATGGTGTCTGCAGATGCCCGGCGACATGGTGGTGAACGCGATGATGGCGGCCACGGTGGCACATGCCTCCTCCACTCAGACATCAGAGCCAGAGAAGAAGCCGCCTCCGCAGCAGCAACACCCTCACTCGGTGCCGGCAGCGCCAACGGTGTACCACGTGAGCTCGTCGCTGCGGCACCCGGCTCCGTACGCGGTGTTGTACCGAACGGGGATCCGGTACTTCGAGGAGCAC
Proteins encoded:
- the LOC543003 gene encoding alcohol-forming fatty acyl-CoA reductase; protein product: MVGTLDEGKIVDYFRNKSVLITGATGFLGKIMVEKILRVQPDVKRIYLPVRAADAAAARRRVETEVVGKELFCVLRERHGAGFDAFVADKVVGLAGDVMREGFGVDPATLRDLRLADELNVIVNGAATTNFYERYDVALDVNVVGVKHMCDFARRCPNLEVLMHVSTAYVAGEKQGLVPERPFRDGETLRDDGTQLDIDAEMRLAKDLRKQMEADDDVDPKAQRKAMKDLGLTRARHFGWPNTYVFTKSMGEMMLAQMMRGGDVPVVIVRPSIITSVQNDPLPGWIEGTRTIDAILIGYAKQSLSCFLADLDLTMDVMPGDMVVNAMMAATVAHASSTQTSEPEKKPPPQQQHPHSVPAAPTVYHVSSSLRHPAPYAVLYRTGIRYFEEHPRVGPDGRPVRTRKVRFLGSIAAFHLFMVLKYRVPLELLRLLSILCCGLFGLAALYHDLARKYRFVMQLVDLYGPFSLFKGCFDDVNLNKLRLAMADGDHADSAFNFDPKTIDWDDYFFKVHIPGVMKYVHK